The genomic region CTGTCATGAATAAACCGGGCTTTCTGTAATGCATTTTCCGGTAAAGTTTCAAAATCTTCGGGGATTTCTGCCTTAAATCCTATGTCATTCAAACTGAGAATTTCAATATCAGAACCTGCAACACTGCGTATCTCCTCAAGCTTGTGCCGGTTATTGGTGGCAAAAAGAAGTTTTCTTATCATGGTAAAAAATGAAAAACCCCGTCAGCACACATTGTACCACCGGGGTTTGTATATTGTTGAAAATCAATTTTAATAGTAATATAATCCGGAGTAAAATAAAGGACTTACCTCTTTCAGATCAGAACCATACTTCGAGTTGATTGATTTGATGAATTCGTTAGCCACTATTGCGTTGGCTCTTCCTGTGAGATGAATGCCATCAAGCGAAAAAGTGTTTCCGGTTACAAAAGTACTTGTGAAAGTTATGCCGTCAACAGTTAATCCTGTCGTGGAAACTTTTTCCATCAGAGCATTTGCATCCATGTAAGCCAGACCGAGATCGTTGGCAAAGAACATAATTGTTTGGTTATATGCACTGATTGCTGAATTGATACGATCCAATTCAGCCCCTGTGAGAACGTATTTGTTTGGTATCGGCGACATGCTTCCGTAACCGTGATTGATGATTGAATCGGTGGGGAGTGTAAGCAGGAAAAGCTCTCCGCTTTTCATTTGGCGCATTCCCCATGGTAAATCTTTATCAACAATTACAAACGGGTTTGGACCTAAAGCAAAAACAAGCGTGTCTGTCGAACCTAACAACTTAATCAGTGTATTCAGCGGGGCGTATCCTGTGTTAAGAGCAGCTACCTGGGCCGGTTCAGTAAGTACAAGTCCATTGTATGGCAATTGTGTATTCATAAATGTAAAATAGGGAGCTGCAGTGATGCTGGGAATATTGGCAATTGCCCCTTTGGCGCCAGTTGAAGTTAACTGTTGCAGCACTCCACCAAGAGCTAGCGAAAACAACCCGATACTGGTAATACTATCTGAGGCGCCACCTGCCAAAGCATAACCCAATACATCGTTATTACCGATCCAGGCAGTAAAAAAGGTCGGATTTTGTGCAACGGCTTCACCGAGCACGGTAGAAACACCCGGCTGGGCCGCAAAACGGGCATAATAAGGATTTTGCAAACTAAAGGATTCGGCGCCAGGTACCAGGTGAAACGATTTTGCTCCGGGCACACCCATATTATTAAATGGCCCCTGGTTGGCAATTGAAGCAAAATTCTGTTGATTAACCGGAACACCAGCCGGAACAGGGCGCTGCAGAGTGGCATCGAGAAGAAATCTTCTGCCAAATCCATATTCATCCGTCATCATCGGTTGTCTAAATTCTCCACCACCTGCAGCCATCATCTGGTCTGCAAGAATGGAAGGGTAGGAGTTGGTCTGACCTGAAATAAACAGATCTCCATCAGTATAACCCGCTGTCAACGAGTTACCTATAGCAACATATTTTGAAAAATCAACATTTCCGGAACTGATGTTTACTTCATCCAATTCAGGTTTGCAGGCAAATAATAATGCCGCAATCACTATAAATAATAAGTTCTTTATGTTCATCTTGTTCGTTGTTAATGGTTAGAAATTATACCTGAGCCCTACACCGGGGATTAAAGTCCTCGATTGGTAATCGCCAGTGAAGTTGGCTGGGGCGTATGATTTTGTAGCTTCTTGCGTTTCAAGATGCAGATATGAAAGCTCGATGGCAAAATTCTCGATAGGATAAATTGATACTCCCAAAGTGAAACCATAGGTTGTAAGACTTGGTGTTTCCGGAGTGAAGTAATTTTCATCTGTAGGTGTAGGATCATAATAGAACCCGGCACGACCTGTAACAATGTCACTGAATTTATATTCGGCGCCCACACGGGTGATCAGCGAATTGCTGTATAATCGCGGATTACTTGAGTTGAGTAAATCTGGTACTTGTTCAAATTCGAATTTCAAACTGTCATAAACATCCCAGAAAATATAATTGACCTCGGCAGCAAGCAACAATTTTTCAGTTGCCTTGTAAGAAATTCCAAAATCAAGGTTTGCCGGTAAAGGCAGATCAGCACTGAATTTGTTTTGAGCAGGAATAATTGGTCCTATTGAAGTTGGAACGGTAAATGTTGCATCGCCATCCTCAACCGACATGATGACCTCCGAACGGTAGCTTGCACCAATGCTCCAGCGATCTCCCGGTGTAACCAGCACGCCAACATTGTATCCGTAAGCTGTTGCGTCGCCTTGAAGAGTAGCCTGGCCGTCAACGGTCGGGCTATTGTAAGGTGCAGCCCTGTTCAGTTCAACATCTCCGGTAGAGATCACAAAGCCTGCACCGATACTGATCATGTCGTTAAACCTATAGGATACAGTGGGTTGAATGAAAACAGCCTTGAGGGAGAGATCCTGAACCAGACTTGCTCCAACCCAGTCATCACCCCAAACCGCTGTAGAACCGTATGGGGTGTAAGCCCCAACTCCCAGGGCTAACTTTTCTGTTACCATCATTGAACCATAAAAATAAAAAGGGGTCCCGATTGGATTGTCGTTATAAACCGTATTGTAAGTGTTTTCGAGTCTGAATCCAACCTTATTTAAGATTTGACTCATACCCGCAGAAAAACTATACTTCCCATTTATTTTTGATAAACCCGCCGGATTGAAGAAGAGGCTGCTCGCATCTCCATACAGGGACGTGCCAATTAGTCCCATCCCAGTTTGACGCTGTCCCTGTAACCTGACCTGATATCCACCGGCATGGAGGAGATTTACGCCAAGGAACATTACAATAATGAATGTTAAAACGTGTCGCATAAAATGATTGATTAAATGAATAAATTTTTGAGCGGGCGAAATTAAAACAATTTTCATAGATCACATTTAGTGAATGCCTTATGAACCAAATTTATGCATAAAATATGTTAATAGCTCAAAGTTTAAAAGCTGAGACTGGTTCTTTGATTCTTGTCAGGAATTATCTGCTAAGACATTTTTTTATTCTAAAAGACCGCAAAAGGCTTGAAAAATCAGGAAATAATCACATTTTTGCAAAAATTTTCATCATACGAAAAAAGTACTTTTTCATGCAACAAATCACGAACGAACGCCGGACCCTGATAGATGGTTCGCGGCTGATGATCGAGTCGCTTGCACGCGCAGGTGCTGATACCTTCATCGGTTATCCCATCACTCCGGCCAATTTGCTTTATCTCTACGGAAGTCAACGAATGGAGATGATGCTTGCCGCACCCGACGAAATCTCCACTTTACAATGGATGTCGGGGCTTTCTGCAATTGGGAGAATTCCTGTTACAGCAACATCATTCCCCGGTTTTGCCCTTATGCTTGAGTCGATCAATATGGCCTACATGATGGAGTTACCCATGGTGATCATCCTTGTTCAACGACTTGGACCTGCAACAGGTACTGCCACAAACGGAGCACAGGGCGACCTGCTGCTGTTAAAAGGGATGATTTCGGGAGGCCATCCGATTCCTGTTTTATGTACATCAAACTTTGAGGATTGTTGGAATTTATCAGCTGAGGCAGTTACAATGGCAATTAAACTCAGAACACCTGTGATCCTGCTTTCTTCAAAAGAAGAGGTGATGACACACAAAAGTCTCGACCTGAGCAAACTACCTGAAATAGAAAAAGTAGAGCATAAATTTTATGACAAGGACTGTGAATACAAGTCGTATAAACCCACAGATATGGTTCCTGAATTTTTGCCACTTGCTCAAAACCTCCACCAGGTCAGGATCAATGCTTCTACGCATGACCAGATGGGTATTTTGCAACATTCAACCGAAGAGGCGCTCGCCAATACGCGAAGACTGGAGGAAAAAATGCACCACAGGATGAAATGTCACCTGCGGTTCGAATATGATGCTCAGGAAGGTGCGGACAGCATTGTGGTTGCTTATGGAATTACCGCATCGGCAGCCCGAGATGCGGTTGCAGTGCTTCGCAGTGAAGGAAAAAAGGTTTCACTTCTCATCCCGAAAACATTACTGCCCGTTCCGGCCTTGTATGTCGAAATAATTAGCCAGTACAAAGTGGTTGCAATTGCGGAAGAAAATATGAATAACCAGTTCGGCTCGCTGCTTTTCGGTATAAATAAACCTGAACACATCCGGTTTGTCGGTGCATTGGGGAAAATGATCACACCACAACAAATTATTGAGGAGATAAAAGCATGAATGTTAAGATATTAAATACCGACTCATTACCTTTCTGCAAAGGCTGCGGTCATGATTTGATCTCGAAAAATACTGCGAAAGCACTTGAACATATGGGCTTGCATCCGTTGGATGTCATTATGGTTACTGATATTGGTTGTCACGGAATTATCGACCGCAGTTTGAATACCCAGACGATTCACGGGCTTCATGGAAGGTCGGTTGCGTTGGGGGCAGGAATTGCTTTTGGGATCAAAGAATCAGGGAAAAAAGTAATCGTATTTATTGGTGATGGCGGAGCCACCATCGGTCTTCAGCATATCATGGAAGCAGCACGGCTCAATCTGAACATGACGGTTGTAGTTCATAACAATATGCTTTACGGGATGACTGGCGGGCAATCGAGCGGACTTACCCCTGAAGGATTTCACACCACGACCTCGGCTGAAGGAAACCCATTTGCCGGTTACGACATCTGCGCATTGGCACATACAGCCGGCGCTGCTTACGTAACAAGGGTCACAGGTATTGGTGATATTTCGGAAAAATTCGTTAAAACATTCTCCGTTAATGGATTTTCAATGATTGAGGTAGTTGAAATTTGCCCGAGTTATGGGGTGAAATTCAACCCGGGCCGCAAGCTGAACGAAATCATCGAAACCTCCGGTCGTAAACCCGGTGAATGGATCAACGAAAGGGATGTATTTACACATCACCCCGGAAAAAAGACCAGCGATCTTTTCACCAAAACCCAGCATGTCATCAAATCATTTGATCACCAACTTAACCAGCCGCTTTCGCTCGTGATGAGCGGCTCAGCAGGTGAGGGTGTTCAGCTCGCTGCAACCATCGTGTGCAAAGCAGCCATGAAATCAGGGCTACAGGTAACCCAAAAAGGGAGCTATCCGGTGACCGTTGGTATTGGCTTCTCAACGGCTGAAATCAACCTTTCACAGGCAGAAATCAACTTTCACGGAATCAATGTTCCGGATATCGTGGTTGTTACTTCTTCCGACGGACTGGCGCATAGCCGCAAGCGCATCGAGATGATGAAATCCGGAAAGCTCTTTATTGACCTAAGCCTGACAGCACCAGCAACAGGAGCCGAGATAATTCCTTATGATTTCAGGGGAATAGGAAGCAGAACGGCTTCACTTTTCGCTACGATGTTTTTTATTTTAAAAACAGGCGTTATTCCCATTGAAGCTATCTTTGATACCATCGAGTCGGAAGGATTAAGCACAAAGTTACCGGTGGATAAACTTAAGGCTGCTCTGGGGATTTAGTCGACGTTAGGCACCATTATATCATAATTAATGAAGGACATACTTTTTATAACTTTAAGCATTTTCTTACTAATTTCAGGCTGCGAAGATGACCCTAAAATTGAGTCAAGTAAAATAAAAGGATTTAAAATTTACAATGAAAACAACGAATTAGTAACTGAATACAATTATGGCTACGACTCAGAGGGGCGATTAAATTATAAACTAACTCCCGTA from Bacteroidales bacterium harbors:
- a CDS encoding outer membrane protein transport protein; the protein is MRHVLTFIIVMFLGVNLLHAGGYQVRLQGQRQTGMGLIGTSLYGDASSLFFNPAGLSKINGKYSFSAGMSQILNKVGFRLENTYNTVYNDNPIGTPFYFYGSMMVTEKLALGVGAYTPYGSTAVWGDDWVGASLVQDLSLKAVFIQPTVSYRFNDMISIGAGFVISTGDVELNRAAPYNSPTVDGQATLQGDATAYGYNVGVLVTPGDRWSIGASYRSEVIMSVEDGDATFTVPTSIGPIIPAQNKFSADLPLPANLDFGISYKATEKLLLAAEVNYIFWDVYDSLKFEFEQVPDLLNSSNPRLYSNSLITRVGAEYKFSDIVTGRAGFYYDPTPTDENYFTPETPSLTTYGFTLGVSIYPIENFAIELSYLHLETQEATKSYAPANFTGDYQSRTLIPGVGLRYNF
- a CDS encoding 2-oxoacid:acceptor oxidoreductase family protein — encoded protein: MNVKILNTDSLPFCKGCGHDLISKNTAKALEHMGLHPLDVIMVTDIGCHGIIDRSLNTQTIHGLHGRSVALGAGIAFGIKESGKKVIVFIGDGGATIGLQHIMEAARLNLNMTVVVHNNMLYGMTGGQSSGLTPEGFHTTTSAEGNPFAGYDICALAHTAGAAYVTRVTGIGDISEKFVKTFSVNGFSMIEVVEICPSYGVKFNPGRKLNEIIETSGRKPGEWINERDVFTHHPGKKTSDLFTKTQHVIKSFDHQLNQPLSLVMSGSAGEGVQLAATIVCKAAMKSGLQVTQKGSYPVTVGIGFSTAEINLSQAEINFHGINVPDIVVVTSSDGLAHSRKRIEMMKSGKLFIDLSLTAPATGAEIIPYDFRGIGSRTASLFATMFFILKTGVIPIEAIFDTIESEGLSTKLPVDKLKAALGI